From the genome of Vespula pensylvanica isolate Volc-1 chromosome 19, ASM1446617v1, whole genome shotgun sequence:
CGACTCGATGTAATACGGGGTCACTTTGGTGTGGTCGCAGGAGAGCGTTTCTAAGAGGTGAAACTTTTATTCGGCTCGTAATACCGATGGGTATAGTATGACGAATAAtgaggaataataatatatcgcgAGACAGACGgactctttctattctttaaaATGATCTTTCTAAAagatctaattatttttccaataAATGAAACGACTCGAATGACGTAAAGAAGCTGGCGATCGTACTCACGGAGCAGAGAAGAGGTCGCGCATCCGGGTTGGCTCGATCCGCCGTTAACGTAGAAATCCGCGTGTCCGTTCGGTCCCCATTGGCCTAAAATCCCTGCGCCGGTGTGTATAACGTCGACGAAATGGGCGTCCGTCTCGTCTAAATCCATCGAACGATTCCCGTTCATGTAGAAGAATATCGTCGGATCGAGGCCTATCCCACAAAAGACATAGACGGTTAGACGATTCTCGATTTCTCGAAACGAGATACTTTTCGACTTTGTCATTcgattttgttccttttcaatagatttttctttccgttgaGTTCGACACGTGTTCTTTTAAACAAGTTTTCGTTTGGTAGAAACACTTTCCCAAATAAATGAACGGCCAAGTCCAATAACGAGATTCATATTGTATAAAGGGGACGCGAATGAACCAAGTGAAAGTAAATGCCGACGCGAATTTATACACGAAGAGATAGGAAAGCTCGAgtgaatctctctttctgccttCTTCGAAAGCGTGCCGGACAACGATCGAAAGTGAAACGAATATATTCGAGGCGCAAATTTATCGCGTGGGAGAAAGGTTGGTTAGAAATGACATGCGAAATAACTACGGCGCGAGTAAAAGactataagaaacaaaaagaaaacgtatgtAATATTGGCGTATAGGAATAAATACtacatagagaaaaataatgacgaagaagaatagaTAAGAATATTGGAAAATTTACCCGTTATCCTGCCGAGCTTATCATCGGGCAAATAATTGGCGATCAGTCCGGCGATGTGGGCGCCGACGCTGTATCCAAGGACATGAATATTCTCCGGCCTTGTGCCTCGAGGATGATCCCTCAAGTACCTCACCAATTGCGCGATACATCGCGAACAGAAATCTGGTCCCCATTGTATTTGAGAGAGACAGGGTTCGCGTACCAGCGTGCCGTAATCAACGATGATGATATTATAATCGCCTCGAGTGAAGTACGCTAAAACGTACGAGGAGTTTTATAACGAAGATCCCTTGTAATCCTAATAAATCAAGGgattaatcgaatcgaaactCGATTGGCATTGACTTGCATTTATACAAGgtgatatcaatttttttctttcttttatctatttatttatcttttttcttttttttttctttttttttttttttttaccacgtCTAAGATCCGTACTAGGGGCCAAGTTTCTACCGCCACCGAAACCGTGAATAATGATTTTGGTTGTATGGGATTTATTGAATCTGGAATAGTAAAGCGACTCGAAGCTTCGGACGTCCAAGAGTAAAGGATCCTTTTGCGTCTCCCTGAAAGTTTTCAGACTTAAGTTAACCCGATCAAGTTCTcgattacgatttatttaattaatcatcgttcgattaaaagtACAATCAGAGATTACATCTacgtttaatttatatcgcaAATATGCGTGTATTTTCTCATGCGTTTCACCGTAGTCAAGGTGACTGTGACGTAAGCAGGGTCAATGGTAAGTATTCGTATTAGTGTAGCGAACGTTGTTGTTCGTACAGAGCATAGCGTTCGTGTTTACACGAACGTAGATATCGGAGAAAGGTGAGCTACGAAAGGAGGACACTTTCGTTACGAGAGATGAGAAACGGTCGTGATCTTGAAAACGAGAGGAGTCTCTTTATCCGCGATAGCAAAGCTTCCTCGCGAGGCTTTTCAATACGAATACGAGAAGCTCCTTAATAATTTTCGCCTTCgcaattttttcataaacttAGTAATTAGCGAATAACAAATTAGTGAATAACAAAACTTAGTAATAGCGAATAACAAAGGATCGCGAGAGGGAAGGAAGACGATATGCAcgtttataaagaatataacaaGTTTACCTGGTGTACAGATAAAATTCGATTTGAGGATGTGGACACTCGAAGGGCGGCTTAGCGCAGGACGTGCTGTTGAAGAGATCCTTCAGGGTTTTGTTATCTGCGCCTACGTAGTCTGCGAACAAAATGGATAACGCGATAGGATGGAAGTGATAAAGGATTAAGTGACGGACGTATCAACGGAGTTATAAGTCTGAAAACTTAATCAAGTAACGGAATACGTACTTAATATCCAATGAATCGCGcaaccattattattattatatctctcGTTTTTATCGGATCGTTGAAgaacaggaaagaaaaaaaacgaggcAAGTGGGTGAAGGTCGAGCAATCGTAGCCGAGCACGATCGACCTTTCGGattttttcacgatttttttGCCAAGATGTTACCAATCGATATCCTtgcaagagagaagaagaaagaaaaaaaggagaaaaaagaaaaaagccaATTACAGGATCTATTAGAAAGAAGTTcacctttatctctctcgttataacagttgtaataaatttgtttaatatcaaCGTGCGTTTTTGTAGATCGGTATATCGTA
Proteins encoded in this window:
- the LOC122635867 gene encoding pancreatic lipase-related protein 2-like isoform X1, with the protein product MAVSLERYLFLLVLFSSIFVRQHYVGADNKTLKDLFNSTSCAKPPFECPHPQIEFYLYTRETQKDPLLLDVRSFESLYYSRFNKSHTTKIIIHGFGGGRNLAPSTDLRRAYFTRGDYNIIIVDYGTLVREPCLSQIQWGPDFCSRCIAQLVRYLRDHPRGTRPENIHVLGYSVGAHIAGLIANYLPDDKLGRITGLDPTIFFYMNGNRSMDLDETDAHFVDVIHTGAGILGQWGPNGHADFYVNGGSSQPGCATSSLLRENALLRPHQSDPVLHRVDHNEERILGSTLRQSFLLPDRLVQSAVGEVHSHGRGHATYSTRHLLSVNKRTQTVRPRTSRKKAATDKSEAIVLPPVLSLLKQLINIIIE
- the LOC122635867 gene encoding pancreatic lipase-related protein 2-like isoform X2, whose product is MAVSLERYLFLLVLFSSIFVRQHYVGADNKTLKDLFNSTSCAKPPFECPHPQIEFYLYTRETQKDPLLLDVRSFESLYYSRFNKSHTTKIIIHGFGGGRNLAPSTDLRRAYFTRGDYNIIIVDYGTLVREPCLSQIQWGPDFCSRCIAQLVRYLRDHPRGTRPENIHVLGYSVGAHIAGLIANYLPDDKLGRITGLDPTIFFYMNGNRSMDLDETDAHFVDVIHTGAGILGQWGPNGHADFYVNGGSSQPGCATSSLLQTLSCDHTKVTPYYIESIITKKGFWAAPCGNLFSYLIGWCNPPLEKYILMGEDTPHTARGIFYLSTNAHRPYARGLPAKKQRQTSRKQSSYRQY